The following proteins are co-located in the Desulfoscipio sp. XC116 genome:
- a CDS encoding nucleotidyltransferase substrate binding protein: protein MNQLKDTRWRQRFINFEKSFQSLSKYIDQPINTEIERAGIIQLFEIAFELSWKLMKDYLEALGFSPKSPRETIKQAYQTGLIEDGHIWIDALADRNLIVHTYDENLAKRMTGDIVLAYFPELKKLYAKLIEEL, encoded by the coding sequence ATGAATCAATTAAAAGACACAAGATGGAGACAGCGATTCATTAATTTTGAAAAATCGTTCCAATCATTAAGTAAATATATTGATCAGCCCATCAATACAGAAATAGAACGAGCCGGCATTATACAATTATTTGAAATTGCTTTTGAACTGTCATGGAAACTGATGAAAGACTATCTTGAAGCTTTAGGCTTTAGCCCGAAAAGCCCTAGAGAAACAATAAAACAAGCTTATCAAACAGGGTTAATTGAGGACGGACATATTTGGATTGATGCTCTGGCGGATAGAAATTTAATTGTTCATACTTATGATGAAAATCTGGCGAAAAGAATGACTGGGGATATCGTTCTGGCTTATTTCCCTGAATTAAAAAAACTGTATGCAAAACTAATTGAGGAGTTATGA
- a CDS encoding metal ABC transporter permease, producing MIQALFEYQFLQHAFLASILASIVCGIIGVIIIEKKLVMMSGGIAHTSYGGVGLGYLLGFEPIMGAFLFSICAAMGIGYIKRKSSTHSDVIIGLFWSLGMALGILFIALMPGYPPDLSSYLFGSILSVTKADLYLMISITFILVFIIVALFNVWKAYLFDEEFALIIGIKTAFLEYLLLVLIAMTVVVLIRVVGIILIIALLTAPAATAGMFTANLKERMLYSIIFGNIFCMAGLWISYLIDIASGAAIVILSIICYFLLFMLRFMYMKLAKQKTAVANTKS from the coding sequence TTGATACAGGCGCTTTTTGAATATCAATTTTTACAGCATGCCTTTCTTGCCAGCATACTTGCGAGCATAGTCTGCGGTATTATCGGAGTTATTATTATTGAAAAGAAGCTGGTCATGATGAGCGGCGGCATTGCTCATACCTCATACGGAGGCGTGGGGCTGGGATATCTTTTGGGCTTTGAGCCGATCATGGGCGCATTTTTATTTTCCATATGTGCGGCGATGGGAATAGGATATATTAAAAGAAAAAGCAGTACGCATTCCGATGTGATAATCGGCCTGTTTTGGTCACTCGGGATGGCTCTGGGCATTCTTTTTATCGCACTCATGCCCGGTTACCCTCCCGACTTAAGCTCTTATCTTTTTGGCAGTATTTTGTCCGTGACCAAAGCCGATCTTTATTTAATGATCAGTATTACATTCATTTTAGTGTTTATAATCGTTGCCTTATTCAATGTTTGGAAAGCTTATTTGTTCGATGAGGAATTCGCCTTAATTATAGGCATAAAAACCGCTTTTTTGGAGTATCTGCTTTTAGTGCTCATTGCTATGACTGTGGTGGTTTTAATCCGGGTTGTCGGTATTATTTTGATTATCGCGTTGCTTACAGCCCCTGCGGCGACAGCCGGGATGTTCACAGCAAATCTTAAAGAACGAATGCTTTATTCAATTATATTCGGGAACATTTTCTGTATGGCGGGGTTATGGATTTCGTATCTGATAGATATTGCGTCGGGAGCCGCTATCGTTATTCTATCGATAATATGCTATTTCTTGTTATTTATGCTGCGGTTTATGTACATGAAGTTGGCAAAGCAAAAAACTGCTGTGGCTAATACTAAATCTTAA
- a CDS encoding Spx/MgsR family RNA polymerase-binding regulatory protein, giving the protein MSWLLFDYPRUGTVKKAKDWLYKKGIVYQTRHIVHERPTREEMIDLHQKSGLEIEKLFNTRGAKYKELGLKDIIKTAKEEDLYDFLASDGMLVKRPILTNGEKVLIGFKEKDWEEAFAQYGQ; this is encoded by the coding sequence ATGTCGTGGCTTTTATTCGATTACCCCAGGTGAGGTACTGTTAAAAAAGCCAAGGATTGGCTTTACAAAAAAGGTATCGTCTATCAGACTCGTCATATTGTGCACGAGCGACCCACCCGGGAGGAAATGATTGATTTGCATCAGAAGAGTGGCTTAGAGATAGAAAAGTTATTTAACACCAGAGGGGCAAAATACAAAGAACTTGGGTTAAAAGATATTATAAAGACCGCAAAGGAGGAGGATTTATACGACTTTCTAGCCTCCGACGGTATGCTGGTTAAACGCCCCATATTAACTAACGGTGAAAAAGTGCTGATTGGTTTTAAAGAAAAGGATTGGGAGGAAGCGTTTGCTCAATACGGCCAATAG
- a CDS encoding methionine ABC transporter ATP-binding protein, with the protein MIKIKDLSKIYITPGQKIIALDKASLTVDKGEIFGIIGLSGAGKSTLIRCINMLETPTEGSIIVDGQEITSLDKRGLRVARQKIGMIFQHFNLLSSRTVFENVMFPLEIARVPRQDAAKRVRELLELVGLADKAGAFPSQLSGGQKQRVGIARALANDPKILLSDEATSALDPQTTRSILKLLRDINRQLNLTILLITHDMNVIKEVCDRVAVIDNSHIVEVGSVLNVFASPGTVTSRSFVNTVINREVPAELLHRFRARDGHTNTRLIRISFIGSSAGEPVISSMVRKYDIEANILYGNIDRIKDTPFGNLALELIGPPGVVQESLDYLRSRGLEIEVINNA; encoded by the coding sequence TTGATCAAAATTAAAGACTTAAGCAAAATTTATATAACACCGGGGCAAAAAATTATTGCTCTGGACAAGGCAAGTCTTACTGTAGATAAGGGTGAGATCTTTGGCATTATCGGTCTCTCCGGGGCAGGCAAAAGTACCTTGATCAGGTGTATTAATATGCTGGAAACACCAACCGAGGGTTCCATCATTGTGGACGGGCAAGAAATTACCAGTTTGGATAAGCGTGGGCTGCGCGTTGCCCGGCAAAAAATCGGTATGATTTTTCAACACTTCAATCTTTTATCATCCAGGACAGTCTTTGAGAATGTCATGTTTCCATTGGAAATTGCCCGGGTGCCCCGGCAGGATGCCGCCAAGCGGGTCCGGGAGCTTCTGGAACTGGTGGGCCTGGCTGATAAGGCCGGGGCTTTCCCGAGCCAGTTGAGCGGTGGTCAGAAACAAAGAGTAGGTATTGCCCGGGCCCTGGCCAACGACCCTAAAATACTTTTATCCGATGAGGCCACCTCGGCTCTGGATCCCCAAACCACCCGCTCTATATTAAAGCTGCTAAGGGATATTAACCGCCAGCTTAACCTGACTATATTACTGATTACTCACGATATGAACGTTATTAAAGAGGTATGTGACCGGGTGGCGGTTATTGATAACTCCCATATCGTTGAAGTCGGCTCTGTTTTAAATGTTTTTGCCAGTCCCGGTACAGTTACCTCTCGGAGTTTTGTTAATACGGTTATCAACAGAGAAGTTCCCGCGGAGCTGCTGCACCGCTTCCGGGCTCGGGACGGTCACACAAACACCCGGCTAATTCGTATTTCATTTATCGGCTCTTCGGCCGGTGAACCGGTGATATCCTCAATGGTGCGCAAGTACGATATTGAGGCCAATATTCTTTACGGCAACATAGATCGGATCAAAGATACGCCCTTTGGCAACTTGGCCTTGGAATTAATCGGTCCGCCCGGGGTAGTGCAGGAATCGTTGGATTACTTGCGCAGCCGGGGCTTGGAAATCGAGGTGATAAATAATGCATGA
- a CDS encoding MetQ/NlpA family ABC transporter substrate-binding protein: MKRLVTLLCCLAMAVVVLTGCGGNNDNEPAKNTAADSGKLVVGATAKPHAEILEVAKPLLQKEGVDMEIKVFTDYVLLNPALKDKQIDANFFQHIPYLDDYNAKNNDNLAWTVKVHSEPMGVYSSRIDNLDKLADEAKIGIPNDATNGGRALNVLEQAGLIKLKEGAGVSATDADIVDNPKKLKIQMMDAAMLPRALADLDLCVINSNYALEADLNPVQDSIFMEPKDSPFANIIVVRDEDKDKENIKKLGRALQSPEVKKFIEDNYKGSVIPAF, encoded by the coding sequence ATGAAAAGACTGGTAACACTGTTGTGCTGTTTGGCAATGGCCGTTGTTGTTTTGACCGGCTGCGGAGGTAATAATGACAATGAACCGGCCAAGAATACTGCAGCCGATTCCGGTAAGTTAGTGGTGGGAGCTACCGCCAAACCCCATGCTGAGATATTGGAAGTGGCCAAGCCCTTGCTGCAAAAAGAGGGTGTGGACATGGAAATCAAAGTCTTCACTGATTATGTATTGCTGAACCCGGCTCTGAAGGACAAACAAATTGACGCTAACTTCTTCCAGCACATACCCTATTTGGATGACTACAACGCTAAAAACAACGACAACCTGGCGTGGACTGTTAAAGTACACAGCGAGCCTATGGGTGTATACTCCAGTAGGATAGATAATCTGGACAAGCTGGCCGATGAAGCAAAGATAGGTATACCTAATGATGCCACCAACGGCGGCCGGGCTTTAAATGTCCTTGAACAGGCCGGACTTATCAAGCTTAAGGAAGGCGCCGGTGTATCCGCTACTGATGCCGACATCGTGGATAATCCGAAAAAACTAAAAATACAAATGATGGATGCGGCTATGCTGCCCAGGGCTCTGGCGGATTTGGATTTATGTGTGATTAATAGCAATTATGCTCTGGAGGCCGACCTGAATCCGGTGCAAGATTCTATTTTCATGGAACCTAAAGATTCCCCCTTTGCCAACATAATAGTGGTTCGGGATGAAGATAAAGATAAGGAAAACATCAAAAAGCTTGGCCGGGCTCTGCAATCGCCGGAAGTGAAAAAATTTATCGAAGATAATTATAAAGGCAGTGTAATCCCCGCTTTCTAG
- a CDS encoding ABC transporter ATP-binding protein has product MSAHAKILNAVHIDNLSVYYGQTPAITGVCLDVPDGEYLGIIGPNGGGKSTLLKAILNLVPISAGTVQIYGNNPSKNRAFIGYVPQSAVLNRKFPISLVEVVLTGRLKRGLVPFSAFTQQDKEKVYELLEKVGILNLANRQISELSGGEFQKMLIARALALNPRLLLLDEPTASVDAVSREQIYSLLSELNKNMTIILVTHDLLAVSSQVQSLACLNGQLIYHGEPELTENIVNSLYGCPVDLIAHGVPHRVLRDHEEGTPVDTGAF; this is encoded by the coding sequence ATGAGCGCGCATGCAAAGATCTTAAACGCCGTCCATATTGACAATCTTTCAGTATATTACGGACAGACGCCTGCCATCACAGGCGTCTGTCTTGATGTGCCGGATGGTGAATATCTGGGAATTATCGGACCTAATGGCGGGGGAAAATCCACACTTTTAAAAGCTATTCTGAACCTTGTTCCCATTTCCGCCGGGACCGTTCAAATTTATGGAAACAATCCGAGTAAAAACAGAGCGTTCATTGGATATGTTCCGCAGTCCGCTGTATTGAACAGAAAATTCCCCATCAGCCTGGTTGAGGTTGTTCTGACAGGACGCTTAAAGCGGGGATTAGTCCCTTTTTCCGCCTTTACGCAGCAAGATAAGGAAAAAGTTTATGAGCTGCTTGAAAAGGTAGGTATCTTAAATCTTGCAAATCGGCAGATATCGGAGCTGTCCGGAGGTGAATTCCAAAAGATGCTTATAGCGAGGGCGCTCGCCCTTAATCCCAGGCTTTTGCTTTTGGATGAGCCGACCGCCAGTGTAGATGCGGTCTCACGCGAACAGATATATAGCTTACTTTCGGAACTGAATAAAAACATGACTATTATCCTTGTTACGCATGACTTGCTTGCTGTCTCCTCTCAGGTTCAGAGTCTGGCTTGCCTCAATGGACAGCTTATTTATCATGGAGAACCGGAGCTTACCGAAAACATTGTAAACAGTCTTTATGGCTGCCCGGTTGATTTAATCGCCCACGGAGTGCCTCACCGGGTACTTAGGGATCACGAGGAGGGAACACCCGTTGATACAGGCGCTTTTTGA
- a CDS encoding nucleotidyltransferase domain-containing protein encodes MYGLLERDLNYIMDAVKKYSEIEETILFGSRAMGNYKKGSDVDLALVGEKVDRKTVRRLSDDLNEEYPLPYFFDIVNCNDIMNEELKKHIDSVGKSIYKRGM; translated from the coding sequence ATGTACGGGCTGCTGGAAAGAGATCTTAATTATATAATGGATGCCGTAAAAAAGTATTCAGAAATAGAGGAAACCATTCTGTTTGGCAGTAGAGCCATGGGAAATTATAAAAAGGGATCAGATGTAGACCTTGCCCTAGTGGGTGAAAAAGTCGACAGAAAAACAGTAAGAAGGCTAAGTGACGATCTAAATGAAGAATATCCATTGCCATACTTTTTCGATATTGTGAATTGCAACGATATTATGAATGAAGAACTAAAAAAACATATCGACAGTGTGGGAAAATCGATTTATAAAAGGGGAATGTAA
- a CDS encoding methionine ABC transporter permease, whose product MHEAIMGVSQVAWVLSALGDNAWIADKLVVATWETIYMVATSAFLSYLFGLPLGVILVITAEGHVLENSFINNVLGWVINAARSVPFIIFLILLIPFTRLLIGTSIGTVASIVPLTLAAIPFVARLVETSLKEIEWGLLEAALAMGAGTWTIISKVLLPEAKPSLLLGVAITTINLVGYSAMAGIVGGGGLGTLAYYYGYQRYENSIMWATVIVLIILVQGVQMLGDNLAGKVANKRR is encoded by the coding sequence ATGCATGAAGCAATCATGGGCGTTAGTCAGGTTGCTTGGGTATTATCGGCTTTGGGGGATAATGCCTGGATTGCGGATAAACTGGTGGTGGCGACATGGGAGACTATCTATATGGTTGCAACATCCGCCTTCCTGAGCTACTTGTTTGGCTTACCTTTGGGGGTTATTTTGGTTATCACCGCAGAGGGCCATGTATTGGAAAACAGTTTTATAAATAATGTGCTTGGGTGGGTTATTAATGCTGCCCGCTCCGTGCCCTTTATTATCTTTTTGATTTTGCTTATTCCCTTTACCAGACTGTTAATTGGGACTTCCATCGGTACTGTTGCCTCCATAGTTCCCCTTACCCTGGCGGCCATTCCATTTGTAGCCCGTTTAGTGGAAACTTCCCTGAAAGAAATTGAATGGGGATTGCTGGAGGCGGCTCTGGCAATGGGGGCCGGTACCTGGACAATTATCTCCAAGGTTTTATTGCCCGAAGCCAAGCCCTCCCTGCTTCTGGGGGTTGCTATAACAACCATTAACCTGGTCGGCTATTCAGCGATGGCAGGAATCGTAGGAGGAGGTGGTTTGGGTACACTGGCTTACTATTACGGTTACCAGCGTTATGAAAATTCAATCATGTGGGCAACCGTTATAGTTTTGATCATACTGGTTCAGGGCGTTCAAATGCTTGGTGACAATCTGGCCGGAAAAGTAGCTAACAAGAGGAGGTAA
- a CDS encoding permease, with protein sequence MPVIPVFVVTGFLDAGKTTLLNKLLNNRGLRDAQMLVLQFESGEEEFSSRYRNCHVINFPKRLLEQHTKQIPEEIYNYLLKNPVDDIWVEWNGVTPFAQLQALFLHPSLNRLCQIEKVIHMANAGNLENLLGKTGGALPEQIANCDFAIVRGARSQKDYYRIRKIMRNINPGVKLLGIGQTQKIYSEVYRKKKRPVNTFCMVILLFIILYLLAAPLLELSQAPMNTVINVFLGIMLQAVPFLLIGVLISSLIQVFISKDAIERKFPQKLGWGMLAAILGGFCLPVCDCASIPIFRSLVRKGVPLAAAVTFMTATPVINPVVMLSTYYAFNGNLQIVAARIGLGIIASVLTGLWFAIRPSGARVLPSGFDGIMCSCGCYEGAENITTFGGKLSLFIRHSQAEFFNVGKYLMIGAFVASVLQTTITKAIYLQNSADFAVSLLVMMLMAFSLSLCSSSDAIIARSFASRFPLEAVMGFLVFGPMLDIKNVIMLSSGFSKRFIARLLAVTFTMCFLVVFLLARLVIGG encoded by the coding sequence TTGCCTGTAATACCTGTTTTTGTTGTCACCGGTTTCCTTGACGCCGGAAAAACCACACTTTTAAACAAACTGCTTAATAATAGGGGATTACGGGATGCGCAAATGCTCGTACTCCAGTTTGAATCCGGTGAGGAGGAGTTTAGCAGTCGATATCGCAATTGCCATGTGATAAATTTCCCCAAGCGGCTATTGGAACAGCATACAAAGCAAATCCCAGAAGAAATATACAATTATTTACTCAAAAATCCGGTAGATGATATCTGGGTAGAATGGAACGGCGTTACGCCGTTTGCCCAATTGCAGGCCTTATTTCTGCACCCGTCATTAAATCGCCTCTGTCAGATCGAAAAGGTAATCCATATGGCGAATGCCGGAAACCTGGAAAATCTGTTGGGTAAAACAGGCGGAGCGTTGCCTGAACAAATAGCGAATTGCGATTTTGCGATTGTAAGAGGTGCGCGCTCCCAAAAGGATTATTATCGGATCAGAAAGATTATGCGTAATATTAATCCCGGTGTAAAGCTGCTGGGCATCGGGCAAACCCAAAAAATTTATTCCGAAGTCTATCGCAAAAAGAAACGCCCTGTTAACACATTCTGCATGGTGATCCTTTTGTTTATTATTCTATATCTTTTAGCAGCACCTCTTCTCGAACTTTCACAAGCCCCTATGAACACAGTCATCAATGTGTTTTTAGGAATCATGCTTCAGGCTGTGCCGTTTTTACTGATTGGTGTACTGATCTCGTCGCTGATACAGGTTTTCATATCCAAAGACGCCATTGAACGCAAATTCCCCCAAAAGCTAGGCTGGGGAATGCTGGCAGCCATTTTGGGCGGCTTCTGCCTACCGGTCTGTGATTGTGCTTCAATCCCCATTTTCAGAAGCCTTGTGCGTAAAGGTGTTCCGCTGGCGGCGGCTGTTACCTTTATGACGGCTACACCGGTAATCAATCCCGTGGTTATGCTGTCCACCTATTATGCTTTTAACGGCAATCTTCAAATTGTCGCCGCACGTATAGGGCTTGGCATCATCGCGTCTGTTCTGACCGGTCTTTGGTTCGCAATCAGACCTTCCGGCGCCAGGGTGCTGCCAAGCGGCTTTGATGGTATTATGTGCAGCTGCGGGTGTTACGAAGGAGCGGAAAACATAACGACATTCGGCGGTAAATTGAGCCTATTTATCCGCCATTCGCAAGCAGAGTTTTTCAATGTGGGAAAATACCTTATGATTGGCGCGTTTGTAGCTTCGGTTTTACAAACAACAATTACAAAAGCAATTTACCTGCAAAACAGTGCGGATTTTGCCGTTTCGCTGCTTGTCATGATGTTAATGGCCTTTTCTTTATCCTTGTGCTCGTCATCCGATGCAATTATTGCCCGCAGTTTCGCTTCAAGATTTCCTTTGGAAGCGGTCATGGGATTTTTAGTTTTTGGTCCCATGCTTGATATTAAAAACGTTATCATGTTATCGAGCGGTTTTTCAAAGCGTTTTATTGCCAGACTCCTGGCCGTTACTTTTACAATGTGTTTCTTAGTCGTATTTTTGCTTGCACGCCTGGTTATCGGAGGCTGA
- a CDS encoding YwbE family protein, whose amino-acid sequence MDGKNRKDIYAGITVDIVLKKDQRTGKRTRGVVKDILTKSPTHPRGIKVRLMDGQIGRV is encoded by the coding sequence ATGGATGGTAAAAATAGAAAAGATATTTATGCGGGAATAACTGTGGATATTGTTTTGAAAAAAGATCAGAGGACGGGAAAAAGGACGCGCGGAGTCGTTAAAGATATTTTGACAAAATCTCCGACACATCCCAGAGGAATAAAGGTAAGACTCATGGATGGGCAAATTGGAAGAGTGTAA
- a CDS encoding zinc ABC transporter substrate-binding protein — protein MKLKKVLYTVLSLVFTLSLFFASGCNNQQTLKETSKEGEEKTIAAVTVLPQKAFVEAVCGDLAEVVAIVPPGNSPGNYEPTPQEMEKFSKASVYFTIGVPTEKANILPKAGNMKIVDLPAKVAEVYPDREFSPGKRDPHIWLSPKRAKVMVETIAETMSGLDAGNAQTYRANAAAFLKELDRADTEIKETFAGIHNKKFIVLHPAYGYFADDYGLEMYALEQSGKEATPQHLQDMIDLADAENIKVIFSQAEFDSKQPDAFAEEIGGEKVMLDPLSDDYIANLEKIAQAIAGAMQ, from the coding sequence ATGAAATTAAAAAAAGTGTTGTATACTGTTTTGTCCTTGGTGTTTACTCTCAGCCTTTTCTTTGCTTCAGGCTGCAACAATCAGCAAACATTAAAAGAAACATCAAAAGAGGGGGAAGAAAAAACAATTGCAGCCGTGACCGTTTTGCCTCAGAAAGCTTTTGTCGAAGCGGTGTGCGGTGATCTGGCGGAGGTAGTTGCAATTGTGCCTCCCGGAAACAGCCCCGGCAACTATGAACCTACGCCTCAAGAAATGGAGAAATTCAGTAAGGCGTCTGTCTATTTTACAATCGGCGTGCCGACAGAAAAAGCTAACATACTGCCAAAGGCGGGGAATATGAAGATTGTGGATTTGCCGGCCAAAGTGGCCGAGGTCTATCCCGATAGAGAGTTCAGCCCGGGAAAACGGGACCCGCATATCTGGCTTTCGCCAAAGCGGGCAAAAGTTATGGTTGAAACAATTGCCGAAACCATGAGCGGCCTTGACGCCGGGAATGCACAAACCTATCGGGCAAACGCCGCAGCCTTTCTGAAAGAACTTGATCGCGCGGATACCGAGATAAAAGAAACTTTTGCCGGAATTCATAATAAGAAATTCATCGTACTTCACCCGGCCTATGGGTATTTTGCAGATGATTACGGGTTGGAAATGTATGCCCTTGAACAGAGCGGCAAAGAAGCTACACCACAGCATTTGCAGGACATGATCGATCTTGCCGATGCGGAAAATATTAAAGTTATTTTTTCTCAAGCCGAGTTCGACAGCAAGCAGCCTGATGCGTTTGCAGAGGAGATCGGTGGAGAAAAGGTAATGCTTGATCCTCTGTCTGATGATTATATTGCCAACCTTGAAAAAATAGCGCAAGCTATAGCCGGAGCAATGCAATGA
- a CDS encoding TIGR03943 family protein — protein sequence MYLQKRVLNPQILLELICYVSFAVLMLYLVFTGKYQSYVTPRMVPYFYFTAAVMTVWALGGMVHLFRPQHKIRAAHCLVLIIPMLLLILPHAPINTADLSTGYLSKSAYTDIPGQDAYKTPKDQDSLNNSDFNSSSSMSTDDRSANNADNMSATDTTIADNSATAPPDTTTFNTQENEAAVNLPGLDVQNKKITVSNDDFGMWLAEIYINMEKYKGYTVIMTGYVFKDPEILKNDEFVPARPMMTCCVADLAPAGLRCKYDKASELHADSWVTVEGTLYIGKYTYEGVECVDPQISVTKITPAEKVEGYIYP from the coding sequence ATGTATCTACAAAAGAGAGTATTAAATCCTCAGATATTATTAGAACTTATATGTTACGTTTCATTTGCGGTTCTAATGTTGTATTTGGTTTTCACCGGCAAATATCAGTCATATGTTACTCCCAGAATGGTACCTTACTTTTACTTTACCGCGGCTGTCATGACTGTTTGGGCATTGGGAGGTATGGTCCACTTATTCCGGCCCCAGCATAAAATCCGGGCGGCGCATTGCTTAGTCCTGATTATACCCATGCTACTGCTTATATTACCCCATGCCCCGATCAATACCGCTGATTTATCTACAGGCTATTTGAGCAAAAGTGCGTATACAGATATCCCCGGACAAGATGCTTATAAAACACCCAAGGATCAGGATTCTTTGAACAATTCCGATTTTAACAGCTCGTCGAGTATGTCCACAGATGACCGGTCTGCAAACAATGCCGACAATATGTCCGCGACTGATACAACAATAGCTGATAACAGCGCAACCGCTCCTCCGGACACGACTACTTTCAACACTCAGGAAAATGAAGCTGCTGTTAACCTACCCGGTTTAGATGTGCAAAATAAGAAAATTACCGTGTCAAATGATGATTTCGGCATGTGGCTTGCCGAGATATATATAAATATGGAAAAATACAAAGGGTATACGGTCATAATGACCGGGTATGTTTTCAAAGACCCTGAAATATTAAAAAATGATGAATTTGTACCCGCCCGTCCGATGATGACATGCTGCGTTGCAGATTTAGCGCCTGCCGGATTACGTTGCAAGTATGACAAGGCTTCTGAATTGCATGCAGATTCATGGGTGACTGTTGAAGGTACACTTTATATAGGAAAATATACATATGAAGGTGTGGAATGTGTGGATCCGCAAATTTCTGTGACTAAAATCACACCTGCCGAAAAAGTGGAAGGCTATATCTATCCATAA